A genomic region of Enterococcus sp. 12C11_DIV0727 contains the following coding sequences:
- a CDS encoding glycoside hydrolase family 13 protein produces the protein MTHQGTNTHWWQEAVVYQVYPRSFQDSNGDGIGDLAGIIQRLDYLKKLGISAIWLSPVYRSPNDDNGYDISDYEQIMTEFGTMADMDHLIQAAQQRDIKIIMDLVVNHTSDEHPWFIESRTSKENPYRDFYVWREGHDGNAPNDLESTFLGSAWQLDESSSEYYLHLFSQKQPDLNWENPDVRTAIYDMMNFWIDKGIGGFRMDVIDLVGKIPDEKITGNGPKLHDYLHEMNTKTFGDKDLLTVGETWGATPEIAKLYSDPKRNELSMVFQFEHVGLDEEPGKSKWDLRPLQIAELKKVFSKWQTELGDQGWNSLFWNNHDLPRIVSRWGNDSTYRVQSAKMLAILLHMLKGTPYIYQGEEIGMTNRIIHDIAEVEDIESKNMYADRIEKGYPEEAILASINAKGRDNARTPMQWNDTVNAGFTTGTPWIDVNQNYHEINVEQALADKESIFYTYQKLIELRKTHPLIVWGSFELLEDTATDIFAYYRHYQGNSWLIVCNFSDQEQVFSLDKPVEKTIIANTEKEYRNLLDRTLAPYEAFVVELGGKKHA, from the coding sequence ATGACACATCAGGGAACAAACACTCATTGGTGGCAGGAAGCCGTCGTTTATCAAGTTTATCCACGAAGTTTTCAAGATAGTAACGGTGATGGGATCGGTGATTTAGCTGGTATCATCCAACGGTTGGACTATTTGAAAAAACTAGGAATCAGCGCCATCTGGCTGAGCCCTGTTTACCGTTCACCAAACGATGATAACGGCTATGATATTAGTGATTACGAACAAATCATGACCGAATTCGGCACAATGGCTGACATGGATCACTTGATCCAAGCAGCTCAGCAAAGAGACATCAAGATCATTATGGATCTCGTAGTCAACCATACTAGTGATGAACATCCTTGGTTTATCGAATCGCGTACATCAAAAGAAAACCCCTACCGTGATTTCTATGTTTGGCGAGAGGGGCATGACGGAAATGCGCCTAATGACTTAGAGTCAACATTTTTAGGTTCTGCTTGGCAGTTAGACGAGTCCAGTAGTGAATATTATCTGCATTTATTTAGCCAAAAGCAACCAGATTTGAATTGGGAAAACCCTGATGTACGCACAGCGATCTACGATATGATGAACTTTTGGATCGACAAAGGAATCGGCGGCTTCCGGATGGATGTGATTGATCTTGTTGGCAAGATACCTGATGAAAAAATCACCGGTAATGGTCCAAAACTACATGACTATTTACACGAAATGAATACCAAAACATTCGGCGACAAAGACTTATTAACCGTTGGTGAAACATGGGGCGCAACACCTGAAATTGCTAAATTATATTCGGATCCCAAACGAAATGAACTTTCAATGGTCTTCCAGTTTGAGCATGTCGGATTAGATGAAGAACCTGGCAAAAGCAAATGGGATCTACGTCCATTACAAATTGCCGAGCTAAAGAAAGTTTTCTCCAAATGGCAAACAGAACTTGGGGATCAGGGCTGGAATTCTTTATTCTGGAATAATCACGACCTACCTCGCATCGTATCAAGATGGGGCAATGACAGCACGTATCGTGTCCAAAGCGCTAAAATGTTGGCGATTTTATTGCACATGTTAAAAGGAACTCCTTATATTTATCAAGGCGAAGAAATCGGGATGACCAACCGCATCATTCACGATATTGCAGAAGTGGAAGATATCGAGAGTAAAAATATGTATGCGGATCGAATCGAAAAAGGCTATCCAGAAGAAGCAATTTTGGCATCGATCAACGCCAAAGGACGAGATAACGCTCGCACCCCTATGCAATGGAACGATACAGTAAACGCCGGCTTCACAACAGGTACACCTTGGATCGATGTTAACCAAAACTATCATGAAATCAACGTTGAACAAGCTTTAGCTGATAAAGAGTCGATCTTTTATACCTATCAAAAACTGATTGAATTACGTAAAACGCATCCACTGATCGTTTGGGGCAGCTTTGAATTACTAGAAGATACCGCAACTGATATTTTTGCTTACTATCGTCACTACCAAGGAAACAGTTGGCTGATTGTTTGTAATTTTTCAGACCAAGAACAAGTATTTTCACTAGATAAACCAGTCGAAAAAACAATTATTGCCAATACTGAAAAAGAGTACCGCAACCTTTTAGACAGAACTTTGGCACCTTATGAAGCCTTTGTGGTCGAACTCGGAGGAAAAAAGCATGCCTAA